In Clarias gariepinus isolate MV-2021 ecotype Netherlands chromosome 1, CGAR_prim_01v2, whole genome shotgun sequence, one DNA window encodes the following:
- the LOC128523857 gene encoding zinc finger protein ZFP2-like encodes MTGQEETQTDLHHCLECGKSFSQEKDLTAHQRIHRQDKPHQCSQCGKSFIYKSGLQQHQRTHTGEKPYQCSQCGKSFIYKCHLQQHQRTHTGEKPYQCSQCEKSFANMRNLKAHEYIHKGEKPHQCSQCEKSFVYVRNLKAHQRIHEVKNPYLCSLCGKGFINRSQLQRHQQIHTGDKPYPCSQCGKSFNQKDSLQQHQRIHTGEKPYHCSQCGKSFTQRLYLLQHQRIHSAEKPYYCLECGKSFSNLSNFQQHKRIHTGEKPYYCSVCGKNFTQNGSLKNHLRTHTERRGKKYSQGTVHALGGLL; translated from the coding sequence ATGACTGGTCAAGAAGAAACTCAGACAGACCTTCACCACTGCTtagagtgtggaaagagttttagtcAAGAGAAGGATCTCACAGCACACCAGCGCATCCACAGACAAGACAAACcacatcagtgctcacagtgtggaaagagtttcatTTATAAAAGTGGTCTGCAACAACATCAGCGCACtcatacaggagagaagccgtatcagtgctcacagtgtggaaagagtttcatttataaatgtcaTCTCCAACAACATCAGCGCACtcatacaggagagaagccatatcagtgctcacagtgtgaaaAGAGTTTTGCTAACATGAGAAATTTGAAAGCACACGAGTATATCCACAAAGGAGAGAAGCcacatcagtgctcacagtgtgaaaAGAGTTTTGTTTACGTAAGAAATTTGAAAGCACACCAACGCATCCATGAAGTAAAAAATCCCTATCTGTGCTCACTGTGTGGAAAGGGTTTTATTAACAGGAGTCAACTTCAACGGCATCAACAGATTCACACTGGAGACAAACCGTATCCCtgttcacagtgtgggaagagttttaatcAAAAGGATTCTCTCCAGCAacatcagcgcattcacactggagagaaaccGTATCATTGTTCCCAGTGTGGAAAAAGTTTTACTCAAAGGCTCTATCTTCTGCAACATCAGCGTATTCACTCTGCGGAGAAGCCATATTACTGCTtagagtgtgggaagagttttagtAACTTAAGCAATTTCCAACAACacaagcgcattcacactggagaaaaGCCGTATTATTGCTCCGTGTGTGGAAAGAATTTTACTCAAAACGGCTCTTTAAAAAACCATCTACGCACGCATACTgaaaggagaggaaaaaagtATTCTCAAGGTACAGTACATGCCCTTGGGGGGCTGCTTTAG